TAGGTTTTCCAAGTTTATGAAGCCTTTAGAAGGTAGAAAGAGTGAGGGATAGCCAACAGCTCATGGAAAGCAATGGCATGCACAATTTCACCAGGGCTGCCAATACAATTGATGATCTAAGCAGTCAATggcccaccccactgagagcaaagtgtggaggggaactcatcaaggacagagtgtcagtcagtgctcactggaggGAACATTCTGAAGATTCCCTCGACCGAGACTCTGTCTTTGGCTTTAACGTCCTTAAATCTATTCCCCAGTATCCTGTCCGGCTCAGTCCATGTTGGACCCCAATCGGGAGCAGagtgaaaaagccattcaacagctgaaaaacaacaCGGCCTCTGGAGCAGAATGAATCGCTGCTGAAATTCTGAAGCATGGCGGGGTTACACTCCTGGCACAGCGACACAATCTCATATTCCTCACCTGGGGAGATGGATGCATGCCCGGGGATCTCCGAGTCACTGTGACTATATTCAAGAGAGCCAAGTCTGATTGTGGTAACTGCACAGGCGactccctgctgtctgccacacagaagatcattgccaggatcctcctcaatgatcccctcttcgTGGCCAACGAGCTCCTTCCAGAGTCACAGTTAGGTTTTCTCCCTTCATGAGGCACCAAAGACATGATCTACACTACTTGACAAACCCAAGGAAAATACAAGGAACAGCATCAATCGCAGTTCTTGGTCTTTTCTGACCTCACAAAAACGCTTTATACCGTCAAAGTGATGTTTTATTCAGTATGTTCTTCAAATTTGACTGTCCTCAGAAATTGGCCACCATCCTCCGCCTGCACAATAATGACACACAAGCCATGATCCTCATCAATGGAAACACTCCAGACACTATTTCagtgaagatgtggagatgccggcgttggactggggtgagcacagtacgaagtcttacaacaccaggttaaagtccaacaggtttggttcgatgtcactagctttcggagcgctgctccttcctcaggtgaaggtgattcacctgaggaaggagcagcgctccgaaagctagtgacatcgaaacaaacctgttggactttaacctggtgttgtaagacttcgtactgtatttcaGTGAAGACTTGGATCAGACAAGGCTGtgtcactgcaccaaccctcttccccttcacggtagcacagttgttagcactgttgcttcacagcaccagggacctgggttcgattcccacttgggtcactgtgcggagtctgcaagttctccccgtgtctgcgtgggtctcccacaagtcctgaaagatgggaGGTGAATTGTaagttgaactggacattctgtATTTTCCCTCAATTTACCCGAACAGGCTTCAGAGTGttggacaaggggattttcacagcacttcattgcagtgttaatataagcctacttgtgacaataagaaagacatTTATTATTATTCTGTATAAACTCCAACCCAGTTATaagaaattaaattctgaataaaaatcaagtcaaatcagtttgtgttaatcatagttaatcactgcagtgttgatgtaagcctacttgtgacacaaataaagatcatctcacctccagcaaattacccacgggtgtggagataatcgacaggacaggaaaccgacaccaccttcaaaacaaaaccagaatcagttgaacctcagacattaagctccagtttgcagatgcctgatctgtttttcaatccatccatctcccttgattctataaccattaatactcttgtctcacaaacttcaatcaatctcagtttttatagtttctattgacagaatctgaacagaattccagatttcactatattttctgtgaagtgatttctgacattgctcctgaacagcccagtctcagttaaacaaataaatatcactgatttggacatttaaatggtgacaattgtTTTACTCTTAACAGGTTATGTAACAAAATttcaaaaacataataataatttgagtaaaactctgcagaacctggaaatgtgaagtgaaaacaggaagttgtggaaatcctcagcaggtttggcagcttctgtgaagagagagaaagagagttaacatttccaatgcaacctgattcttcttcagaactgagtgtttgcagcattgtgatttcattcggcaaacatactgaatgtgaactttttggttcttacagatatctggctgtaaatctgatttcagaccttcCTCTGAACACTTTCCAACACTTTCCAGCTCATTGTCCTTCACTAAAGACCCGGATAGAAAATCCCGCCAtaagatggcggcggccgccggGTGACTCGGGTGTTGTCACCAGAGCGGAAACCCGCCCACAACTTCTTCCCGTACTAAGATGGCCGCCCAAGCGCTCCGCTCCAGAACAAAAGACCCGACTTCCATTCCCAAGAAGGTGGTTGTCGCTCGTTGCCCCGGGCCTGTCACAGGggaggaagccccgcccactccctcttcccttACTAAGATGGCCGCCCCGGCGCTCCGCTCCACGAACAAAAGACCCGacttcctttcccaagatggcggctgGTTGCAGGATCAATCCAGACCCGGATTACCTTCTTCTTATTGGTCGTgacctgccgtcaatcactccccagccattgtgagctggagcatgcgcagtgtgaatatgaagctggactcaggcgggtgagtggatgccccaaacccccaataagacccattgattttattgtcagtctgcagacaggagctggagaactgaacccaggcagaggagagggagggagaaaactgggagtgcaggaaataaatggtgagatgggtttgcatttcagcccagggaggagggagagtgtgtggggcagggatttacagctttgggggaacaagagaggaacaaatgttccagagaaacgagaattgtctgttcagaatttctatctggactgacagtgatggcttttgtaaactccttttacaggatattcgaAGCGGATGATTGGCTGAcagaaaactcaaccaaacatcaagatctgacagtcactcaattctttagaacctgaatatcccagtctttgaatgtggaaggagtaatGTTTGTCTGTTCAGTTTGTGAGAAAAGATTTCaatcatcagtgtgactgaaaaagcaccaagacccacacagacattgagtgttccagtgaactgatgtGGGAAGAGCTTTAACCAATTACATAGGcagaaaaaacatcacatcattcacagtggggagaaacataCACGTGTTGTGTGTCTGGATGAGAGTTCAATTTGTcattcaacctggagagacacaaggacaccggcacttttgagaaaccgtggaaatgtggggactgttggaagggattcagctacccttctgaactggaaatgcaccgacgcagtcacactggggagaggccattcacctgctccacctgtgggaagggatccactcagtcatccagcctgctgacacaccagtatgttcacacgattagacacctttcaaatgttctgactgtgagaagaaatttaaaaGCAAAAAGTATCTCTTGAGACACCCaacacattcacagtgaggagaagccattcacctgctccttgtgtggaaagggattcactgctacatctaacttgcagaaacaccagcgagttcacactgataaaagaccttttaaatgtccagactgtgggaagtgctttaaaacgtccggggaagtgacctgtcatcaacgtgttcacactgacgagagaccattcagttgctctcactgcgggactggcttcaggcgatcatctgaacttactgtacatcagagaattcacactggggagagaccgttcacctgctttgtgtgtgggaagggattcactcagtcatccaacctgctgaaacaccaacaaattcactctgatataaaagcttttaaat
This portion of the Scyliorhinus torazame isolate Kashiwa2021f chromosome 5, sScyTor2.1, whole genome shotgun sequence genome encodes:
- the LOC140421473 gene encoding uncharacterized protein isoform X6, whose product is MSWKVLESVQRKKLPNLLRISTTSCFHFTFPGGVGFLSCRLSPHPWVICWRWCRFPVLSIISTPVGNLLEDIRRGITDRNLKHQVSI